From one Lycium barbarum isolate Lr01 chromosome 6, ASM1917538v2, whole genome shotgun sequence genomic stretch:
- the LOC132600532 gene encoding pentatricopeptide repeat-containing protein At4g21065-like, whose product MEISTMSQAMQLHAHLLKSGRPESNQTQTQNLSKLFTFTALSPSGNLTYAHNILTTLKTPNSYYYNTLIRAYSDSPDPTRSITLFLTMHCKDDPVVPRPDKFTYPFVLKGCCKLRDVKLGKMMHGLILKSGFISDRYVNNALIHMYSGCGDSGHAYKVFDEMPERDVVSWTSVIDGFVDNNRPIEAIKLFEVMMESGVDPNEATLVSVLRGCADTGALSIGKNVDEFVKERKLSMKANVGTALIDMYTKCGCIDNARRVFNETMDKDVYAWTAMISGLASHGLSEEAMEHFEEMKSCGVKPDERTMTAVLSACRNAGWIGKGLYHLRSTMKKYKLRPTIQHYGCIVDMFVRAGQLEEAELFIKKMPIDPDVVLWRTLLWGCKIHGDVERSERLVKDVELLKMDTRDCGSYVLLGNVYAANGNWKEKAKMRELMNQRGLVKTPGTSRIEIDGLIHEFTAGDSRHVEADNIYAKLDELEQNVRREGYDPKVSEVLLEIDNDEKASQLLHHSEKLALSFGLIKTNPGTVIRIVKNLRSCEDCHSFMKLVSKLYQREIIIRDRIRYHYFKGGECSCGDRW is encoded by the coding sequence ATGGAAATATCAACAATGTCACAAGCCATGCAACTCCATGCCCATTTACTCAAATCGGGTCGACCCGAATCCAACCAAACCCAAACCCAAAATCTCAGCAAACTCTTCACTTTCACAGCTCTTTCACCTTCAGGTAACCTCACATATGCTCACAATATCCTAACAACACTTAAAACCCCAAATTCATATTACTACAACACCCTAATCCGTGCATATTCGGATTCGCCCGACCCGACCCGATCCATAACACTCTTCCTCACCATGCATTGTAAAGATGACCCGGTTGTGCCCCGACCCGACAAGTTTACTTACCCGTTTGTACTCAAAGGTTGTTGTAAATTAAGGGATGTAAAGTTAGGTAAAATGATGCATGGGTTGATTTTGAAGTCGGGTTTTATATCGGATCGTTATGTGAACAATGCACTTATTCATATGTATTCGGGTTGTGGTGATTCGGGTCATGCTTATaaggtgtttgatgaaatgcctgaGAGAGATGTTGTTTCTTGGACTTCGGTTATTGATGGTTTTGTCGATAATAATCGACCCATTGAAGCTATTAAGTTGTTTGAGGTTATGATGGAGAGTGGGGTTGACCCGAATGAAGCGACTCTTGTTTCGGTTTTACGTGGTTGTGCTGATACCGGAGCGTTGAGTATCGGGAAAAATGTTGATGAATTTGTTAAGGAGAGGAAACTTAGTATGAAGGCGAATGTGGGGACTGCGCTTATTGACATGTACACGAAATGTGGGTGCATAGATAATGCGCGACGAGTGTTTAATGAGACGATGGATAAGGATGTTTATGCTTGGACCGCGATGATATCAGGTCTTGCAAGTCACGGGTTATCAGAAGAAGCTATGGAACATTTTGAGGAGATGAAGAGTTGTGGTGTAAAGCCCGATGAAAGAACGATGACTGCTGTTTTGTCGGCTTGTAGGAATGCTGGTTGGATTGGTAAAGGGTTGTATCATTTAAGGAGTACTATGAAGAAGTATAAGTTAAGACCGACGATTCAGCATTATGGATGTATAGTAGACATGTTTGTGCGTGCTGGCCAGTTAGAGGAGGCCGAGCTGTTTATTAAGAAGATGCCTATTGATCCGGATGTTGTGTTATGGAGAACGTTGTTATGGGGTTGTAAAATTCACGGAGATGTTGAAAGGAGCGAACGTTTAGTGAAGGACGTTGAGCTTTTGAAAATGGACACTCGTGATTGTGGGAGTTATGTACTTCTTGGGAATGTCTATGCAGCCAACGGGAATTGGAAGGAGAAAGCGAAGATGAGAGAGTTGATGAATCAAAGAGGGTTAGTGAAGACACCGGGGACTAGCAGAATTGAGATTGATGGGCTGATCCATGAATTTACAGCTGGAGACTCGAGACATGTTGAAGCAGATAATATATACGCGAAATTGGATGAATTAGAACAGAATGTTAGAAGAGAAGGTTACGATCCCAAAGTTTCGGAGGTGTTACTTGAAATAGATAATGACGAGAAAGCATCGCAGCTTCTCCACCACAGTGAGAAACTCGCATTGTCGTTTGGACTTATCAAAACTAATCCGGGAACTGTGATTAGGATAGTGAAGAACTTAAGGTCTTGTGAGGACTGTCATTCTTTCATGAAACTAGTCTCGAAGTTATACCAAAGAGAGATCATCATTAGGGACCGTATCCGTTACCATTACTTCAAAGGTGGTGAATGTTCTTGTGGAGATAGATGGTGA